The genomic segment CTGCATAGCCTTCCCGAAGAATAATTCGGGGCGCGACGTGATGCTCGATGCACCTTCAGAACTCGACGACAAGCAGTTGGACGAGTTGATGCTGAAAGTTGATATACATCAAGAAAAGTAACGAAATCGGAAATAAATGGTCGGGAAGAATAGCTATTATCGTGAGAATCACTAACTTTGCAGCGGTTAGAATATGATTTTTGACCATTGATGATTTAATGTAATAACAAGATTATGGCAGAAAAGAAAGCAACAAAAAAGGCTACCGTAAAGAAGGCTCCGGCTAAAACTGCCGCTGCACCTAAGAAAGCAGCTGTGAAGAAGGTAGCAGAAAAGAAAGCCGTGAAGACTGTAATCAACTCAGAGAATGTCGGATTCAAGGCAGGTGACGTGTATCAGGCACTGGCTACCGCAAAGAAAGCTCTGACAGTCAGCGAAATCGCTAAAGCCGCAAACATCACGAAAGAAGAAGTCCTCCTCGGAACAGGATGGCTCCTGAAAGAAGGAAAAGTGAAGGACGAGGCAGGCAAGATTACATTGGCTTAAGCAAAAAATGAATGATAAA from the Prevotella sp. Rep29 genome contains:
- a CDS encoding winged helix-turn-helix domain-containing protein, whose protein sequence is MAEKKATKKATVKKAPAKTAAAPKKAAVKKVAEKKAVKTVINSENVGFKAGDVYQALATAKKALTVSEIAKAANITKEEVLLGTGWLLKEGKVKDEAGKITLA